Proteins encoded together in one Variovorax paradoxus window:
- the yjgA gene encoding ribosome biogenesis factor YjgA translates to MSRKPKKGYFVRGQFVAEGSELDLELKRELKGTDEASRTDLKRESDELQKLGTELLGLRAGLFDALPLDEKLIDAVAEAKRITNFEGKRRQMQFIGKLMRKLEPEALEAVKQALAEQNTVPAAEAAALHEAERWRDRLIADDDALGGWIETHPGTDSQQLRALVRQARKDMKTGPAGEAPRQGKAYREIFQLVRAELSVHGGADHAAAAAAQDREDNA, encoded by the coding sequence ATGTCCCGCAAACCCAAAAAAGGCTATTTCGTCCGTGGCCAGTTCGTTGCCGAAGGCAGCGAGCTCGACCTGGAGCTCAAGCGCGAGCTCAAGGGCACCGACGAAGCCAGCCGTACCGACCTGAAGCGCGAAAGCGACGAACTGCAAAAGCTGGGCACCGAACTGCTCGGCCTGCGCGCCGGCCTGTTCGACGCGCTGCCGCTGGACGAAAAGCTGATCGACGCCGTGGCCGAGGCCAAGCGCATTACCAATTTCGAGGGCAAGCGCCGCCAGATGCAGTTCATCGGCAAGCTGATGCGCAAGCTCGAACCCGAGGCGCTGGAAGCCGTGAAACAGGCCCTGGCCGAGCAGAACACCGTGCCCGCGGCCGAAGCCGCCGCCCTGCACGAGGCCGAACGCTGGCGCGACCGGCTGATTGCCGACGATGACGCGCTGGGCGGCTGGATCGAAACGCACCCCGGCACCGATTCGCAGCAGCTGCGCGCCTTGGTGCGCCAGGCCCGCAAGGACATGAAGACCGGTCCCGCCGGTGAGGCGCCCCGCCAGGGCAAGGCTTATCGCGAGATCTTTCAGCTGGTGCGCGCGGAGTTGTCGGTGCACGGCGGCGCGGACCATGCTGCGGCTGCTGCTGCGCAAGACCGGGAAGACAACGCGTGA
- the mog gene encoding molybdopterin adenylyltransferase, which translates to MSTPDSIRIGIVSISDRASSGTYEDKGLPSLKDWLGRALKNPIDFESRLIPDEAALISATLIELVDAGCSLVLTTGGTGPALRDVTPEATLAVAHKEMPGFGEQMRQISLRFVPTAILSRQVAVIRDKSLIINLPGQPKSIAETLEGLKDTDGKQVVPGIFAAVPYCIDLIGGPYLETDDSVCKAFRPKSAIRN; encoded by the coding sequence ATGAGCACACCTGACTCCATCCGCATCGGCATCGTCTCCATCAGCGACCGTGCCTCCAGCGGCACCTACGAAGACAAGGGCCTGCCCTCGCTCAAGGATTGGCTGGGCCGTGCGCTCAAGAACCCCATCGATTTCGAATCCCGGCTCATTCCCGACGAAGCGGCGCTCATCAGCGCCACGCTCATCGAGCTGGTAGACGCCGGCTGCTCGCTGGTGCTGACCACCGGCGGCACCGGCCCGGCCCTGCGCGACGTAACGCCCGAGGCCACCCTGGCCGTGGCCCACAAGGAAATGCCCGGCTTCGGCGAGCAGATGCGCCAGATCAGCCTGCGCTTCGTGCCCACCGCCATCCTTTCGCGCCAGGTGGCGGTCATTCGCGACAAGAGCCTGATCATCAACCTGCCGGGGCAGCCGAAGTCGATTGCGGAAACGCTCGAAGGGCTGAAGGATACCGACGGGAAGCAGGTCGTGCCGGGCATCTTCGCGGCGGTGCCGTACTGCATCGACCTGATTGGCGGGCCGTACCTCGAAACCGACGATTCGGTCTGCAAGGCCTTCAGGCCCAAGTCGGCGATCAGGAACTGA